A portion of the Streptomyces erythrochromogenes genome contains these proteins:
- a CDS encoding YVTN family beta-propeller repeat protein yields MTRNRDIAGRTAAVLCAAAALTGLTAAPSERPGRFVHVANLHSDTVSVVDTRSNTVVDSVPVGDGPDSAALAPDGSRLYVTNSAADSVSVVDTRTRTVVETVGVGHEPSRVTVSPDNRNVYVANVGAGTVSVISTRTLAVTDTIAVGEAPLGMAVTPDGRTLYVADAGSDSVSVIRTDSATVTGAVPVGGGPTALVLTPDGRHLYVSNLISDDVSVVDTRARTETDRIPVGDQPAGIAVLPDGSRVYVADLGSDDVSVISTRSRTVTDTVAVGDGPNGLAVAPDGRTVHVSNFDSDTLSVIDTGTSRTTATIRVGDGPTGVAHRAPPGGTSPR; encoded by the coding sequence ATGACGAGGAACCGGGACATCGCCGGACGAACCGCCGCCGTGCTCTGCGCGGCGGCGGCCCTGACGGGACTGACGGCCGCACCGTCCGAGCGGCCCGGCCGCTTCGTCCACGTCGCGAACCTCCACTCCGACACCGTCTCGGTCGTCGACACCCGTTCCAACACGGTTGTGGACAGCGTTCCCGTCGGGGACGGACCCGACAGCGCTGCCCTCGCCCCCGACGGCTCCCGCCTCTACGTCACCAACTCCGCGGCGGACAGCGTGTCCGTGGTCGACACCCGCACCAGGACGGTCGTCGAAACCGTCGGAGTCGGGCACGAACCGAGCAGGGTGACGGTCTCCCCGGACAACAGGAACGTCTACGTGGCCAACGTCGGCGCGGGCACCGTGTCGGTGATCAGCACCCGCACCCTCGCCGTCACGGACACCATCGCCGTCGGCGAAGCACCCCTGGGCATGGCGGTGACACCCGACGGACGCACGCTGTACGTCGCCGATGCCGGCTCCGACAGCGTCTCGGTGATCCGCACCGACAGCGCAACGGTCACCGGCGCAGTCCCCGTCGGCGGCGGACCCACCGCCCTCGTCCTCACCCCCGACGGCCGTCACCTCTACGTCTCCAACCTGATCTCGGACGACGTGTCGGTGGTCGACACCCGGGCCCGAACGGAGACGGACCGCATCCCGGTCGGGGACCAGCCCGCGGGCATCGCAGTCCTACCGGACGGCAGCCGCGTCTACGTGGCCGACCTCGGGTCGGACGACGTATCGGTGATCAGCACCCGCAGCCGCACCGTCACGGACACCGTCGCCGTGGGCGACGGCCCCAACGGCCTCGCCGTCGCCCCGGACGGCCGCACCGTCCACGTCAGCAACTTCGACTCGGACACCCTTTCGGTGATCGACACCGGAACATCCCGGACCACGGCCACCATCCGGGTCGGCGACGGCCCGACCGGCGTCGCACATCGAGCCCCGCCGGGGGGCACCTCCCCGCGGTAG